In Actinomycetota bacterium, a single genomic region encodes these proteins:
- a CDS encoding YbaB/EbfC family nucleoid-associated protein, with protein sequence MRPDMGKMMKQVQRMQAEMARVQDELQDATVEASAGGGAVKVVISGDLRVQSVQLDPAAIDPDDVEMLQDLIAAAVNEALRSAQELAAEKMGAVTGGMGGLGLPGLM encoded by the coding sequence ATGCGACCCGACATGGGCAAGATGATGAAGCAGGTCCAGCGGATGCAGGCCGAGATGGCGCGCGTCCAGGACGAGCTGCAGGACGCGACCGTCGAGGCGTCCGCAGGTGGGGGCGCGGTCAAGGTCGTCATCAGCGGCGACCTGCGCGTGCAGTCGGTCCAGCTCGATCCCGCCGCGATCGACCCGGATGACGTCGAGATGCTGCAGGACCTCATCGCTGCGGCCGTCAACGAGGCGCTCCGGTCCGCGCAGGAGCTCGCCGCCGAGAAGATGGGTGCGGTGACCGGCGGTATGGGCGGCCTCGGCCTGCCCGGCCTGATGTAG